The nucleotide sequence ATGGTTTCAGTCTGGCGGGGTTTGGTGGCTACACCCGGGTGTTCGGGCGCATTTTTACGCCGTCACTGACGCTGGTGTTTTTGCTCAAAACCTGGTTCTTCAGCCTGGCCGTGGCCATTATGCCGCTGGCCTCGGCGCTGTACACACCTGTTGCGCGCCACCGCCAGGGCGGGGCCGAGCTTGGTGGTTTTGCCCGCATGTTTGCTGTGTTGCTGCTGATCGAGGTGATCTCGCTCATGGGCAACTATTACTGATAAGGATGTAGCGGTGACTGAATCCGATAAATCCGCAATGAGCAGCGCCGTATCGCGCAGCAGAGAAACCCGAATGGCCGAGGAGCAGTTGATTGACGATGAGCTGCTGGACCTCAAGCCCGTAGCCCATCTGCGCGCCAAGGCGGCGGCGCTGCTGGCGCTGACGCTGCTGCTGATTGTGGGTGCTGCTGGCTATCTGCTGTATGCGCGGGGCGTATTCGAGCCCACGCAACAACTGGTGCTGACGGCGGATGACTCCGAGGGCGTGACTGTGGGCATGGACATGACGTTCTCTGGCTTTGCCATTGGTCGTGTCAGCAAGATTGAGCTGGCCAAAGATGGTTCTGTGCGTATTCTGGTTGATGTGCCAGAGAAAGATGCCCACTGGCTGCGTCAGTCTAGTGTGTTCACGCTGGTCAAGGGCATTGTGGGTGGCACCACCATCAAGGCCTATTCAGGCATGCTGGATGATGCCCCTTTGCCCCCTGATTCTGTACGCCCTGTGCTGAGCGGGGACGCTACGGCAGAGCTGCCGCAGATCATCAACTCTGCCAAGGAAGTGCTGGCCAATGTGGCGGCCATGACTTCGACCGATTCGGCGCTGGGTGGCTCTCTGGCCGAAGTGCGCAAACTGGCGGAACGCATGCAAGGGCAGGGCGGCGCCCTGGGCGTAGTACTGGGCAGCGACGAAGAGGCCAAGAAAGTAACCCAGTTGCTGGAGCGCACCAGCTCCGTGGTGGCGCGCATGGACCGCATGGTGGCACGTGCGGATAGCCAAGTGTTTGATGCCAATGGCGTCATGCCCCAGGTCAAGGCAACCGTCGAGCAGCTCAACGGACTGCTGGCCGATACGCGCAAGAGCATGGCCAAGGTGGACTCGGTACTGGCTGATCTGCAGGTGGTGGGCAGCAATACCAAAGAAGCATCCACTGATCTCGGTGCCTTGCGCGCTGAAGTCGAGAGCAACTTGTTGCGCCTGGAATCCGTGCTCAATGATTTGCAGCGCAAATGGCCGTTCGCCCATAAACCGGATTTGAAGCTGCCATGACCTCATACCTTAAACAAAAAGTGCCTCAGGTCCTCAATGGTAAAGCGCTGGCTGCTATTGCTGTGATAGCGCTAGCTGGTTGCGGCAGTCAGCCGCCAGCACCAGACTGGGCATTGAGCGCCGAGGCTGCGGCCACAAAAGCCACAAGCGCGTATCTGCAGGGCCAGCAGCGCGTGGAAGCCCTGCAATGGCAAAAAGCCCGCGACGCCGTGGCCAGCACGGGGCGCCCTGATCTGGCCGCCCGGGTGGAGTTGATGCGCTGCGCAGCCCAGGTTGCCAGTCTGCAGTGGGACAACTGCCCTGGTTATCAGTCGCTGGCAGCAGATGCCCAACCTGCAGAGCAAGCCTATGCGCGCTATCTGCAAGCCCAGCTGGATATGGCCGATATTCCACAACTGCCCGAGCCGCAGCGAGCCGTGGCTTCGGCCATTGCCGCATCAGGCACGCCAGCTCTCGCAAATATCAAAGACCCCTTATCCCGCCTCGTCGCCGCAGGCGTCGCACTGCGTGCGGGCAGCGCATCGCCTGAACTGTTGCAACTGGGTGTGGACACCGCCTCGGCACAAGGCTGGCGCAGGCCTTTGATGGCCTGGCTGCTACTGCAACGTAAAGCCGCGCAGCAAGGCGGCAATGTGCAAGAAGCGGCGGTTATTGACCGGCGTTTGAAGTTGCTGGAATCGCCCAAGCCTTGAGTTGAGCAACTGCAGAAAACAAAAAGCGAGGCCGGGGCCTCGCTTTTTTTGGGGCAATCCAGGCCAGAGGCCTGGATCATCACGCTTAGAAGCGGTGACGGATACCCACAGCCACGCTGGTGCCAGACTTGGTGTCTGTCCACTTCACGCGGTCATACATCACAGCACCGTAAACGTCGGTGCGCTTGGACAGAAAGTGGTCGTAGCCCAGGGTGTAAGTGGTGCGTTTGCCTTCATCCAGACCCACTTCAGACTTGGTGTGAGCTGCTGCAGCCTTGAAGGTGCCAGCGGTGCCTGTCACGGGCACGTCCAGACCCAGAGAGTAAGTGGTGTTCTTGATATCTACTGGCAGAGTCTGAGCTTTGACCTTGGCCTGGCCATAAGTGCCATACAGTTTCACAACGTTGAAGTTGTAAGAGCCGCCGACCATCCAGTCGCTCTTGGTATCTTGGACGGTGTGGCCTTGAGCGCCAGCGATCTGAACGCGTTCATAGAAGGCAGTCAGGTTCAGTGGGCCTGCACCGTACAGCACGTTTGCACCGACGTTCTTTTTGCCGCGTTGACCAGAGGCAGACTGCTCGCCAAACTGATAGTGAACATTGGCCTTCAGACCGCTGAAATCAGGGGTGGAGTAAACAATCTGGTTGCTCCAGCCGGTATCCGTACCAGTGGTGACTTGTGCATTTGTCCAGCCTGCAGAGAAGTTAGGCACGTTTGCATGCAGCACCAGTGGGGAGACTGTGAAAGAGTCCCCAAAGGGGTTGGTCAGAATGGTAGGCAGGAAGTTAGGAGCCATGCCGCGGCCCAGGCCCACGCGACCAAAGCTGCCGCTCAGACCGACGTTTGCATCGCGAGAGAAAAAGGTATCGCCGGGAATACCGCGATTCATCTCACCGCTGTCTGCGCGGAAGAAGGCAGTGATATTGAAGTCCGCCTTGAGGCCACCACCCAGATCTTCAGTGCCTTTCAGGCCCCACCAGGAGGTAGTCAGGCCGCCAGAGCCAACGACACCGGTGCGATCAGTGCCGGGTGCCTTCAAAGAGCCGGCATACATATCTACCAAGCCAGTCAGTTGCACATTGCTTTGAGCGTGAGCGGCGCTGGCGCATGCCAGCACAGCAGCGATAGCGATCAAGGAATTCTTCATGGAGAGCTTTCTTGTGTTGAGTGTTTTGTTTACGTTTGGAAATATAGCGGCGCTTTGCATACACAGCGGTATTCGATGCAGCACAGCTCGATGAAATCACCTTTTCAAAGTCGTAACAGTGGTTTTTTCACATCAGGAAGGCAGGGGAATCACGGAGGGCGCGCATGTGCGGTTATCGCTTGGCTGGTTTTTTGTGAGCAGCAAGGCTAGCTTTGATAAGCCTTGGGTAGTGAGCAAGCGCTGGCGCCTGAGATTCGGTGGAATGGCAGTCATTCCATGTTGGAAGAAGTGCCCCAGCTTCGCATCGGTGTCTGCTGGAGCCTGCAAGCCATCACTGTTGTGAATGGATGCATTTCCCTGTGGGGGTGTTCAGAGTCCAGTTGTGTCTCGCAAGAGCTGGGACGAGAAGGCAAAGTTCGGGGAAAAGGCACTTTTTTGAAAAAAGTGAGCGTTTTCCCGAAAGCAGTCATTTTTTGTCCCTATAATTCATCCCATCAACACGGAATGTAGCGCAGCCTGGTAGCGCACTTGCATGGGGTGCAAGGGGTCGCGAGTTCGAATCCCGCCATTCCGACCAATCTAGATAAGGGTTCCTAGCTATCAAGTTAGGAACCCTTTTTCTATTGTTGAAGATTTACCTCAAAAGGGGGTAACTCAGGGGTGGCAGCAGTCAAAAGAAAGCAGGCTTGCATACCCGCACTTTTGCGATGGAGCCAAGGGTACCCAAACGATGGGTCGTTCAGGGTGATGTGCAGCACGCCTCAGAAGCAACCACAACGGCATCTTTGTCCGCCGAAGCAACGGTGCAATTCATGCTGGCCTTCCTCCAAAAAGCAAAGGGCTGTATCCGCCAGTTTGATGGATACAACCCTTATTCAACAGACAGATGACTGCTTACAGCTTCATGCGTGAGCGATCTTTCAGTTGGAGTATCTCGCGCACATCTGCGGGAGTTGCAATCTCCAGCGACAGGGCTTCAAGAATGGAGCGTATGCGCGTGACTTGTTCTGCGCTGCTTTTTGCCAGCTGACCTGGCTGGCCCCACAGGCTGTCCTCAAGGCCCACGCGTACGTTGCCGCCCAGTGCGGCCGACATGGTTGCAATGGGTATTTGATGACGACCAGCACCCAAGACCGACCACACATAGTCGTCACCAAACAATCGGTCTGCCGTGCGCTTCATCATCAGCACGTCTTCGTAGTGCACGCCAATGCCTCCACGAATGCCGAATACGGTCTGGATAAACAGTGGTCCGGTCAGCAAGCCTCGATCACGAAAATGTGCTGCGGTGTAGAGGTGCCCCACGTCGTAGCACTCGATTTCAAACCGCGTACCGGTCTCTCCACAGGTGCGCAGAATGTGTTCGATATCGCGGAAGGTGTTGCGGAAGATGTTGGCATCGCTGTTCTTCAGGTACGGCTCTTCCCAGTCGTATTTGAAGTCCTTGAAGCGATTCAACATCTCATACAGCCCGAAGTTCATCGTCCCCATATTGAGTGAAACGATCTCAGGCTCAAACACCAGGGCCGGCTGCAAGCGCTCTTCCACCGTCATGATGGGTGAGCCACCAGAGGTGATGTTGATGATGGCATCACACTCGCTTGCAATGCGCGGCAGAAACTGGCGAAAGAGTTCAGGATCCTGCGATGGCTTGCCATTCTGCGGATCACGTGCATGCAGGTGAACCACAGCAGCACCAGCCTTTGACGCATCGATAGCGGCTTGCGCAATTTCATCGGGTGTCCTGGGCAGGTAGGGCGACATCGAGGGGGTGTGGATGGCGCCCGTTACTGCACAAGTGATGATGACTTTCTTCTGCTTCATGGTGGCTTGCTCCTGCAGTCACAGGTCAGTCAGTTACGCAATATTGGTGGCGTGAAATGACGATTGCTTCCATTGGCCATTGGCATCGTCGCGCTGCCAGACCTGCGTTGTCACAATGCGCATGTCAACTTGCTGGCCATTGGCGCGTACGCGGATGGTCTGCTTCAACTCACCTGTTGCCACTGCCACATTGAGTGCTGCATTGGATGCGCGGATCTTCAGATCCACACGCTGGACCGTCAAAAACTCCAGATGCTGAGCGACGGTGTTCAGATAAGCGCTCAGGTCTTCGCCTTGCCCGTTGGCGTGAATGTGAACCAGATCCTGCGTAAGCAGCTTTTCCAGTGCGGCAATATCGCCCTTTACCAGCGCATCGCAACGCTGTTGTTCGCATTGCGTGATCTCTTGCTGCAGTGTGTTCAAAGTCGTTTGTGTGTTGGTGCTCATGCTTCTGTCTCCACTCGGTTTTCGATATGACCCAGGCCTTGGATTTCTACGCGGACTACGTCGCCAGCCTTGAGCCAGCGTGGAGGCTTGAAGCCTGCGCCTACCCCGCCAGGGGTACCACTCAGAATGATGTCTCCTGGCTCCAGCGTGCAGACTTGGGAGAGGTGAACGATCTGGTCGAAGCAGTCAAAAATCAGCTCGTGGGTGTTGGATGATTGGCGCACTTCGCCGTTGACCAGACCACGAATGTCCAGCGCATGTGGGTTGGCGATTTCGTCGCTGGTGGTAATCCATGGGCCGAATGGGGCATGTGTGTCGAACGACTTGCCCAGCATGAACTGGGATGTGCGCAGTTGCCAGTCGCGCACGCTTACATCGTTGGCCACGCAGTAGCCGAAGATGGCTTCAGCCGCCTGTTCGCGGGTTGCATGGCGGCAGCGGCGGCCGATCACAAAGGCCATCTCGGCTTCGTAGTCCAGTTGCTCGGAAACCTTGGGAAGGTCAATGCTGTCGAAGGGGCCGCGTGCGCTGGTGGGCAGTTTGGTGAACCACAGCTGCACCTCGGGGCGCGCCATATTGGCTTCGGCAACGTGGTCTGCGTAGTTGAGGCCAATGCCAAGGATCTTTCCGGGGCGGGGAACAGGGGCGTGCAGGCGAACTTCGCTGACTGCCCATTCACCGGCACCTGTCGCCAGCGCTGCAAGAGCAGGCTGCCATTCGGCCCAGTTGGCGATCAGTGAAATCATGTCGCGGGGTGCCTGGGGAAGGTGCCGCGAGATATCGATAACGCGCTCTTGCGCCGTCACGATGCCGAGTGCAACGCGTCCGTTGGACGCTTCAAAAGTAGCAAGTTTCATGGTGAATTCCAGAGAAAGATTTCAATCAGGATTTGGGGCCGACATTGCCACCAGGTAGTGCTGCTGTGCCTTGCTTGGCCAGTTCCGCCTCGCTTGCCCCGGCATGCCACAGTTGCACCATGGCATCAGGATCAAATTCCACCCCGATAGGGTTGTCTTCAAAGTGCGAGGTCTTGAAGTACGCAGCGGCTTCTTCGTGCGTAGTGAAGTTGTCTACCTGGAACTCGATCAGAGTCCCTTCAGGATCGCGGTAGTACAGCGATGTAGTGGGGCCGTGGTTGATGGCCCAGGCGGGCTGAATGTCCAGAGCCTTCAGACGCTGATAGTGCATGAGCAGCTCGCTGACGGTGCGATAGCTGAATGCGATATGGTCTATGCCCTCGCAATTCTCCGGACGAGGGACCAGACCATCGATCTTGATGAAGGCTGCGCGGTGATGTTCGTCGTCGTAGGTGATGAAAGTGAGGAAATCATTTTCATGAACTACGCGTGCCTGGAAGACCTTGAGGTGCCAGTCCACCACCTCGCGATACCGTGTGCAGCGCAGCACAAAATGCGCCATTTTGAATGGCACAGGTGATTGCGTTGCCGTAGCAATTTCTGTCATACCTTGTCTCCTATGAACGCTTTTAGTAGTTGCGCGAGGTCTAGTGCCTGCGCCCTTGTGCATTCAATGTAGAGACAGTGACTTCAGTCAGCTACGCAATTTTTGCTGTATCGCCCGGTTCTTGCTGTTAGTGAGGTTCAGGGTAAGTCCTGCGCAGTGCGGCTGGACAGGGCATTGCGAAACTGGCGTGGCGAAAATCCTTTGAGCTGCTTGAAGGTTCGAGCCAATTCACTGGATGAAGCAAAGCCCACCTGCAGCGCAATGTCGGTAATGGACTGGTCTGAGTGCTCCATCAGCTCGCAAGCGCGGCGCAGACGTTCCTGCTGCACGTATTTGTGGGGTGACAGGCCAAACGAGGCCTTGAACGCACGTGAAAAATGGAAACGGCTCAGGCCTGCAAGGCTTGCAAGCGTTTCGAGGTTGATGCTTGCGCTCAGGGACTCATTGACGAACTCACGCACCTGCCGTTCAACGCGGGGAGCCAAGCCCCCACGGTGCACGCTGCCAGTGCCTGAGCCGTGCTGCACGCGTGACAGCTCTTGAGCCAGCAGCGTCAGCAGTGTTTCAGTTTGCAGGCCACCGCGCTCGCGTTGATCTAGGGCGACCCAGGCGCTGATGCGAGAGGCCACTGCAACGAGTAGTTCGTTGCACAGATTGGAAGCGGGACGGAACTGGTATGCCCGTTCATCCTCTCCCAGAATCGGATCCAGTCGCTGAGGATCAACCGAGATCAGCGTGCAACCGATGTTACTTTTGAGTCCCGACCATGCATTGAGTTGCGAGCCTGCAGGGACCACATCCACACCCGTGCCGAGAATGCCGCGCTGTCCGATGCGCAGTCCATCAACGCTGCGCCAGCCATCGCTGTAACTGCCTCGGTCAAAGATCAGCAGGGTGTGCGTGTCTCGCACCATGGAAATGGAGTGTTGCTGGCTTCCGGGCTTTACATAGTGAATGCTGCTCCAGCCAAATTCCTGAATCGGCGAAAAATTCACAGGGAAATCCTCGCACTCAAAGGTAATACCTCCTGTGTGTGCGGGTGGGGTGATCTGGTTGGGGTTGAGCATGCTGTGGCTCCTCAAGCTGACTTGATCGGTACTTGAGTGCGAATTTCGGCCAAACACTTGATGCGTGTCATCGGGAATAGCCCTGCATCAGGATGATGTCCTACAAGCAGTGCTCTGCATGTTTCTATCGCAAGAACTGCCAACTTGCGCACATCTGCCTGTGTTTTGCCTTTGCGCTTTGAGCACATTAGGTCATTCCAAATAACCACAGGAGACAAACCATGGCGAATCAAACTACCACCCAATCCGTAGATGCCCCCGTCATCATCGCCGGCGCAGGCCCTGCAGGCATGTGCATTGCGATCGATCTGGCCCAGCGCGGCATCGCCAGCGTCATTCTGGAATCGCGCAAAAAGGACGCCAGGTTTGCGGCCCGTACCAACCTGACCAACACCCGTTCGATGGAGCATTTCCGTCGTTGGGGGATGGCAGATGCACTGCGCGCCAATATTCCGCTGGGCCCTGAGATCAGCCGCGACATTCGCTTTGTGACCCGTGGCAATGGCCATGTACTGGCAAACTTCCCGGGCGGCGTGCAGTTTGCAGATCGCGCACCGTTTGCTTCTGAAGTGTCGCTGTGGGGTCCGCAAGCCGCCATCGAGCGCACGATCCGCGAGCGCGTAGCCGCTTTGCCTTTGATTGATGTGCGCTTCGAAGCCAATTTCACCGAATTCTCTCAATCCGATGAAGGCGTCACCGTCAGCTATACGGATGCGCAAGGCGAGACCAAGCAGGTGCGCGGCCTGTACTTTGTGGGTGCTGACGGCAGCCGCAGCCAGGTTCGCAAGCAGCTGGGCATCAAGATGGCAGGTATTGCCAATCTGGTCTATGGCTTCTCGTGGCTGTTTTATTCCCCCCAGCTCAAGAAGATCATGGAGGACAACACGGGGCTGGCCGCCATGACCTGGTTCACCAACGAGGACCGTTCCTCAGGCATTCTGGCTCCGCAGCACAGCGATGGCCATTTCCAGTACTTCTCGGCTCCTGTGAACGAAGAGTTCGACGGCAACAACTGGGAGGCCGTGCGCGCGAAGTTGTTTGCGGACATCGGCATGGAGTTCGAAACCGAGGTCGTCAGCGGCGGCGAGCTGTGGATTCACTCGCTGTGCGCGCCGCGTTTCAAGGAAGGCCGTGTTTTCCTGGCGGGCGATGCGGCTCACCTGGTTTCGCCCTTTGGTGGCTTTGGCATGAATGCCTCTATCGGCGATTCGGCAGACCTGTCCTGGAAGCTGGCTGCCGCCATTCAAGGCTGGGGTGGCCAAAAGCTGTTGGACAGCTACTGCAGCGAGCGCCGCAGCATCTTTGCCTGGATTCAGGAGCTGTGCGAGGAAAGCACCAAGCACGTCGGCCCCTCCTATGTGCGCGAAGGCATGGAAGAAAATTCGCCACGCGGCGAAGCCATTCGCAATGAACTGGGCCAGAGCATCATTGGCGCCAAGTCGCGTGAATTCGTGAGCCTGGGCGCACAGCTGGGCTATGTGTACCGCAACTCGCCCATCATCGTGGAAGATGGCCAGGTGGCGCCGCAATCCACCTTTGGCGACTATGTCTCCAGCGCCGCCCCAGGTGCCCGCGCACCGCACGTGTGGCTGGGTGATGAGTCGCTGTATGACCGCTTCAGCGAAGGCTTCACGCTGCTGTGCGTGAACCACAACGACGCAGCAGCAGAAGCCCTGGAGCAGGCCGCCCAGCGCCGCGGTATTCCCTTCAAGGTGGTGAGCGTCGAGCACGCCGATTTGCCTGCACTGTATGAAGCGCGCCTGGCACTGATTCGTCCGGATCATCACGTCGTCTGGCGTGGCAACGCACTGCCGCAGAACGTGGATGCCTTGCTGGCCACGGTCACCGGCTCGGGAGTATGAGCATGAGCACATCCTTGAAACACCTTGAACTGGGAGGCATCCGTTGGGCCTACCGCGAGCAGGGCCAGGGGCCGCTGGTGCTGATGAGCCACGGCACTTTTCTCGATCACTCTTTGTGGGACACGCTGGCGGAGGCGCTCAGCGATCGCTTTCGCTGCGTGCAGCTTGATCTGCCGGGGCATGGCCAATCGGGGTTCTGGCCGCAAGGCTGGGGCGTGGCCGATCTGGTGCGCCTTTACCCGCAACTGATCGCAGCGCTGGGCGAAACCCAGGCCACGCTGGTGGGCTTGTCGATTGGCGGCGCGATTTCCTTGCGTGTGGCGGCTGAGCACCCTGAATGTGTGAATGCGCTGGTGTACATGGACGCTGCCGTTGACGCCCCGGGGCCAGCGCATCTGGACAATCTCAAGGCGCTGGCGCAGCAGCTTGGCAGCCTGAGCGATGAAAAGGAACGAGCCGCGCTGTTCACCGCCGAGCCATTTCAACGGCTCATGCACACACCGGGCTGGCGCGATCAAAACCCGCAACTCGCAGCACATGAGTTGCAAGTGCAGCTGTCGCACCCGCGTGCAGCTTACCCGCTGCTGGCGGGGGTGGTGGCATCGCTCAACCCCATGTCGCAGAGGCTTTCCGAAGTGCGCTGCCCGGTGCTGGCCCTGTGGGGGGCTGATGACCCGGGAGCCATTTGGAATGATGTGATTCGCAACGGACTGCCCTCGGTCAGCCTGCATCTGGTGCCGAATGCCGGTCATCACCTGCCTTATGACCAGCCCCAGCAGTGCGTGGATCTTGTCAGTGCGTTCCTCGATGGCATTGTCAAAAACAGCTAGCCAGTCAATATGAGGGGGCGAGGGCTTGACGAGACAGCCGGCAATTTCAAATTTGCAGATGGAATTTGAAGTTCCCGGTTGTCTCTGCTTTGCAGCATAGGGCGGTAAAGAACGCCCATTTTGGGTGCTCAAGCTGCTGCGCTGGGTTCCAGCGTGCGCGGTGTTGTTGCCAGTGGAACGCTGGCTGTCATCGCATTGCAAGCCATGTCGCGCAAGACTTCTGGCTCCCCCTCGGATTCCTTTTTACAGAACATCCGTCTATCAATTCTCAAGTCGAAAGTGCCCTTCATGTCCAACAGCATTTCTGCTGATCAGCAGCATATCCAAGACACGGACCCTGCCGAAACCACCGAATGGCGCGATGCTTTTACGGCGCTGGCTGCGCAAGAAGGCGAGGAGCGTGCCCGCTTCATGCTCGACGAACTGGTGCGTCTGGCCCGCACCCAGCGCATCCAGTGGCAGCCTGACCTGAACACGCCCTATGTCAACACCATTCCCTCGGCGGCGCAGCCTCCGTTTCCGGGCGATTTGGCGGTGGAAGAGCGCATCGCATCGCTGATGCGCTGGAACGCTCTGGTCATGGTGGTGCGCGCCAACAAGGCGTATGGCGAGCTGGGCGGCCACATCGCCAGCTATGCCAGCGCGGCCGATTTGTTTGAGGCCGGCTTCAACCACTTCTTCCACGCCCGCAGCCCTGCGCATGGCGGCGATCTGGTGTTTTTCCAGCCGCACAGCTCGCCCGGCGTGTATGCGCGGGCCTACCTGGAAGGTCGCCTCACTGAAGCCGACCTGATGCACTACCGCCAGGAAATCACCGCGCCCGACAGCGGTGCACGCGGCCTGTGCAGCTATCCGCACCCGTATCTGATGCCGGACTTCTGGCAGTTCCCCACAGGCTCGATGGGCATCGGCCCCATCAGCAGCATCTACCACGCGCGCTTCATGCGCTACCTCACGCATCGCAACTTGCTGGACTGCCAGAACCGCAAAGTCTGGGGCGTGTTTGGCGACGGTGAGATGGACGAGCCCGAGAGCATGAGCGCGCTCACACTGGCCGCACGCGAGAAGCTCGACAACCTGGTCTGGGTGGTCAACTGCAACCTGCAGCGCCTGGACGGGCCGGTGCGAGGCAACGGCCGCATCATCGACGAGCTGGAGCGCCTGTTCGCCGGCGCCGGCTGGAACGTCATCAAGCTGGTGTGGGGCAGCGACTGGGACGGCTTGTTTGCACGTGACCTGACCGGCACCCTGGTGCGCACATTGGGCGACACGGTGGATGGCCAGATGCAGACCTTCGCCGCCAAGGACGGGCGCTACAACCGCGAGCATTTCTTTGGCCAGAACCCCGAAGTGGCCGCGCTGGCACAGGGCCTGACCGACGAGCAGATTGACCAGCTCAAGCGCGGCGGCCATGACCTCGTCAAGATCCACGCTGCTTACGCAGCCGCTGCAGCCCACCGCGGCCAGCCTACCGTGATTCTGGCGCACACCAAAAAAGGCTATGGCATGGGCACGGCTGGGCAGGGCAAGATGACCACCCACAGCCAGAAGAAGCTGGATGAAGAGGAGTTGATCGAATTCCGCAACCGCTTCAACCTGCCGCTGACGGATGAGCAAGCCACCTCGCTGAGCTTCTACAAACCCGCTGCCGACAGCACCGAGATGCGCTATCTGCGCGATCACCGCGAGAAGCTGGGTGGCTCGCTGCCCAAGCGCGAAACCGCGTGCGATGTGGTGCCTGTGCCCCCCATCGACAAATACGCCCAGTTTGCGGTGGCCGCTGCTGGCAAGGAGATGAGCACCACCATGGCCTTTGTGCGCATGCTGGGCACCTTGCTCAAGGATGCACAGCTGGGCCCGCGCATCGTGCCCATCGTGGCCGATGAAGCGCGCACCTTTGGTATGGCCAACCTGTTCAAGCAGGTCGGCATTTACAGCAGCGTGGGCCAGCGCTATGCGCCCGAAGACATTGGCTCGGTGCTCTCGTACCGCGAAGCGCTGGACGGCCAGATTCTGGAAGAAGGCATCAGCGAAGCCGGTGCCATTGCCAGCTGGACGGCTGCAGCCACCAGCTACAGCGTGCACGGCCTGGCCATGCTGCCGTTCTACATCTATTACTCGATGTTTGGCTTCCAGCGTGTGGGCGATGCCATCTGGGCTGCGGCCGATCAGCGCGCGCGTGGCTTCTTGCTGGGTGCCACATCGGGCCGCACCACACTGGGCGGCGAAGGCCTGCAGCACCAGGACGGCACCAGCCACTTGGTGGCAGCCACCATCCCCAACTGCAAGGCCTACGACCCGGCCTACGCGGGCGAGCTGGCCGTCATTCTGGACGCAGGCATGCGCGAGATGATGGTCGAGCAGAAGGACGTTTTCTACTACATCACCCTGATGAACGAGAACTACGCCCAGCCCGACCTGCCTGAGGGCGCGGCCGAAGGCGTGTTGCGCGGCTGCTATGTGCTGCGCCGCTTTGGTGAAGGTGTGGCCAAGGACGCGAACCGCGTCACCTTGCTGGGCTCGGGCGCCATCCTGACCGAAGTGGTCAAGGCGGCAGAGCAACTGGCCGCTGAAGGTTGGGGTGTGGACGTGGTCAGCGTCACCAGCTGGAGCGAGCTGGCCCGCGACGGCATGGCCAGCGAATCGCAGTCCGGCACCACGCCCTGGATTGCCCAGGTACTGGATGGCACGCTGGGCCCCGTCATTGCCGCCACCGACTATGTGCGCGCCGTGCCCGAAAGCGTGCGCGCCTACCTGCCAGCAGGCAGCAGCTACCGCACGCTGGGCACGGACGGCTTTGGCCGCAGCGACACCCGCGCCGCATTGCGTCAGTTCTTCCACGTGGATGCCGCCAGCATCGTGCGCACCGCCAAGGAGAGCCAGCAATGAGCGTGATCGACATTCGCGTCCCCGACATCGGCGACTTCAAAGACGTGGCCGTGATCGAGCTGCTGGTGCAGGTAGGTGACACCGTCAAAACCGAGCAGTCGCTGTTCACCGTGGAGTCGGACAAGGCGGCGATGGAAATCCCATCACCCACCAGCGGCGTGATCAAGGAGCTGAAGGTCAAGATCGGCGACAAGGTCAACGTGGGTGATTTTGTGGCTGTCCTTGAAGAAAATGCGGCACCAGCACCCGCCGAAAGCGTGTCACCAGCTCCTGAAAAAGTAGCATCAGC is from Comamonas fluminis and encodes:
- a CDS encoding porin translates to MKNSLIAIAAVLACASAAHAQSNVQLTGLVDMYAGSLKAPGTDRTGVVGSGGLTTSWWGLKGTEDLGGGLKADFNITAFFRADSGEMNRGIPGDTFFSRDANVGLSGSFGRVGLGRGMAPNFLPTILTNPFGDSFTVSPLVLHANVPNFSAGWTNAQVTTGTDTGWSNQIVYSTPDFSGLKANVHYQFGEQSASGQRGKKNVGANVLYGAGPLNLTAFYERVQIAGAQGHTVQDTKSDWMVGGSYNFNVVKLYGTYGQAKVKAQTLPVDIKNTTYSLGLDVPVTGTAGTFKAAAAHTKSEVGLDEGKRTTYTLGYDHFLSKRTDVYGAVMYDRVKWTDTKSGTSVAVGIRHRF
- a CDS encoding fumarylacetoacetate hydrolase family protein — encoded protein: MKLATFEASNGRVALGIVTAQERVIDISRHLPQAPRDMISLIANWAEWQPALAALATGAGEWAVSEVRLHAPVPRPGKILGIGLNYADHVAEANMARPEVQLWFTKLPTSARGPFDSIDLPKVSEQLDYEAEMAFVIGRRCRHATREQAAEAIFGYCVANDVSVRDWQLRTSQFMLGKSFDTHAPFGPWITTSDEIANPHALDIRGLVNGEVRQSSNTHELIFDCFDQIVHLSQVCTLEPGDIILSGTPGGVGAGFKPPRWLKAGDVVRVEIQGLGHIENRVETEA
- a CDS encoding nuclear transport factor 2 family protein; translation: MSTNTQTTLNTLQQEITQCEQQRCDALVKGDIAALEKLLTQDLVHIHANGQGEDLSAYLNTVAQHLEFLTVQRVDLKIRASNAALNVAVATGELKQTIRVRANGQQVDMRIVTTQVWQRDDANGQWKQSSFHATNIA
- a CDS encoding helix-turn-helix domain-containing protein, translated to MLNPNQITPPAHTGGITFECEDFPVNFSPIQEFGWSSIHYVKPGSQQHSISMVRDTHTLLIFDRGSYSDGWRSVDGLRIGQRGILGTGVDVVPAGSQLNAWSGLKSNIGCTLISVDPQRLDPILGEDERAYQFRPASNLCNELLVAVASRISAWVALDQRERGGLQTETLLTLLAQELSRVQHGSGTGSVHRGGLAPRVERQVREFVNESLSASINLETLASLAGLSRFHFSRAFKASFGLSPHKYVQQERLRRACELMEHSDQSITDIALQVGFASSSELARTFKQLKGFSPRQFRNALSSRTAQDLP
- a CDS encoding MlaD family protein, which codes for MAEEQLIDDELLDLKPVAHLRAKAAALLALTLLLIVGAAGYLLYARGVFEPTQQLVLTADDSEGVTVGMDMTFSGFAIGRVSKIELAKDGSVRILVDVPEKDAHWLRQSSVFTLVKGIVGGTTIKAYSGMLDDAPLPPDSVRPVLSGDATAELPQIINSAKEVLANVAAMTSTDSALGGSLAEVRKLAERMQGQGGALGVVLGSDEEAKKVTQLLERTSSVVARMDRMVARADSQVFDANGVMPQVKATVEQLNGLLADTRKSMAKVDSVLADLQVVGSNTKEASTDLGALRAEVESNLLRLESVLNDLQRKWPFAHKPDLKLP
- a CDS encoding VOC family protein — encoded protein: MTEIATATQSPVPFKMAHFVLRCTRYREVVDWHLKVFQARVVHENDFLTFITYDDEHHRAAFIKIDGLVPRPENCEGIDHIAFSYRTVSELLMHYQRLKALDIQPAWAINHGPTTSLYYRDPEGTLIEFQVDNFTTHEEAAAYFKTSHFEDNPIGVEFDPDAMVQLWHAGASEAELAKQGTAALPGGNVGPKS
- a CDS encoding 3-keto-5-aminohexanoate cleavage protein, with amino-acid sequence MKQKKVIITCAVTGAIHTPSMSPYLPRTPDEIAQAAIDASKAGAAVVHLHARDPQNGKPSQDPELFRQFLPRIASECDAIINITSGGSPIMTVEERLQPALVFEPEIVSLNMGTMNFGLYEMLNRFKDFKYDWEEPYLKNSDANIFRNTFRDIEHILRTCGETGTRFEIECYDVGHLYTAAHFRDRGLLTGPLFIQTVFGIRGGIGVHYEDVLMMKRTADRLFGDDYVWSVLGAGRHQIPIATMSAALGGNVRVGLEDSLWGQPGQLAKSSAEQVTRIRSILEALSLEIATPADVREILQLKDRSRMKL